The genomic segment ATGATTTCCTCGAAGGAATACATATCCACGATCTTGGGATTTTCGATCAATCGGTTCTTGAGATAAATGAAGTCGAGCAGGGCCACCACGAAGTTCATGCTTCTGCCTAGTTGCTTGCTTAAGCCTTCCGCGTGAGTATAGATTTCCTTCCAAAGGGATCTGGCTTCCGATTCGGGGAGGTCTAGGTTGGCTACGATTCTAAAAAAGTCCGAATAGAAATAATCGTCTTTTTTCCCCATCTCCTCGAACTTGCTTGCGAGGCTGGGTAAAGGGGCCTGTTTATCGTTTACGATTTCTAGGATCGCGTTCTTTCGTTCCGTATCTACTTGGCCGATCCCTTTGAAGCGGTCCCTCATTTCTATGAGTTCGCTTCTTGCAAGATTGGCCGTGGTTTCTTGTGCGTTTAGGGTAAGTTCGGCAGCAAGAAGTTCTTCTTCTCCTAATTTGGAGACTCTCTCGTATAGACCGATGATTTCCCGGAGCTTTTGGATTTCTTCTTCTTTAGATTTTAGCTCTTGTTCCAAATTTCGCATCTCTTACCGCCCGGAAGGGGAGGAAATATCCGACAAAACGCGGTCGCTTCGCCGAAGCTTATAACTCCGGGTATACTTGCAGGTAAAATATTTCCTTTCCCGGCTATGGGGTAAACTAATTTAATGAATAACGTGGCGGTTAATTCTAATGTCTATAAGCCCAAATAAGAAGAAAGTCATCATCACCGGAGCAAGTTCCGGAATAGGAATGGAATTGGCGAAATTATACGCCAAAGCAGGGCACGACGTGGCCCTGACATCTCGTCGTAAAAAAGTTTTGGAAGATCTTGCAAAAGAGATCCGAGGCTATGGGGCGGGAGGCAAGGTGATCGTCGCTTCATTGGATGTTTCGAATCCGGAAGAGAATTTTAAAATTCTTCCCAAGCTAGCGAAGGACTTGGGTGGTTTGGATTTGTTTATAGCGAACGCCGGAATTTCCACCAGCTCTTCGTTCGGAGTCAAGAGTTTTGAAGCGGACAAGAAGGTGATAGATACGAATCTAATCGGGCTTATGGCGGGGATTTCCTCTTTGCAGAGTTTATTTCGCTCCCAAAAGAAAGGACAAATCGTCGGAATTTCATCGGTTGCTTCTTTTAGAGGCTTACCCGGTTCCGCGAGCTACTCTACTTCTAAGGCCGCAGTCTCCACTTATTTGGAGGCGTTAAGAGGGGAACTGAAGAGTTCGGGAATTAAGGTCACAGTGATTCATCCGGGATTCATAGATACTCCTATCAACCAAAAACTGGCTTCCCGACCTTTTGTGGTTTCCGTCGAAAAAGGAGCTAAAAAGATCTACGATAGGATTGAATCCGGAACTAGGTCGGCGACCGTGCCTTGGTTCCCTTGGGCTCTTATCGGAGTGCTGATGCGTTCGATCCCCGAATTCCTATGGGAGAGAATCGGAACCAAATAAGGTTTTTCGCATATGTTGGAATCCTCCTCTTTGACGAAGGTGCTTTTCGTTTGCCTGGGCAATATCTGTCGCTCCCCCGCTGCCGAAGGAGCATTTACGGACCTCGTAACCAAGAAAGGCCTGCTTGGGAACTTTGAAATCGATTCCTGCGGAACTTCTCGTTATCATTTGGGAGAATTGGCAGATCCTCGCACCCGGCAAACCGCAAGGAAAAAGAGTATAGAGCTTGTCCACAAAGCGCGTCAATTTCGCAGATCTGATTTCGTCGATTTCGATTATATTCTGGCGATGGATAGATCCAACCAAAAGGATCTTCTCGCACTTACATCAAGCGAAGAAGAAAGAAAAAAGATACATCTATTCAGAAAGTTCCAGAAGGGGCAGAATAAAGAGTCGGACGTCCCGGATCCTTATTACGGAACTTTAAAGGATTTCGAAGAAGTCCAGCAGATCGTTACGGAAGCTTCCGAGGGATTTCTGGAGTTCGTTCTGAGCAAAAACGGAGTTAAGCATGGCTGATAAAAAAGAGAAAAAAAGGGTAATCGTGATCGGAGCCGGTTTCGGCGGATTGCAGGCGATCAAAAAGCTCTCTGACGAAGAGAATCTGGAAATCATCGTAATAGATAAAAAAAACCACCATTTATTCCAACCTCTGCTGTATCAGGTTGCAACGGCGGTCTTAAGTCCTGCCGATATTGCGATCCCCACCCGTTCCATAGTGGGGGATAGGGAGAACGTAACCGTATATCTGGGTGAAGTGGACCGAATCGACATAGCGGGCAAGATGGTCTATTTTCAGGGCCATGAAGAGCATTATGATTATTTAATATTGGCGGCGGGGGCTAGGGCCGGGTATTTCGGGAACGATCATTGGCAGAAATATTCCATCGGACTGAAGACCTTAAAGGATGCGCTTCAGATTCGCACTAAGATTCTAACTTCCTTCGAGCAGGCCGAATTGGCCGGAGATCCCGAGACGGCGAAAAAACTCCTGAATTACGTGATTATAGGCGGAGGACCTACGGGCGTGGAGCTCGCCGGTTCCATTGCGGAACTCTCCCACGAAATCGTGCGAAACGAATTCCATACCATGGATCCGGGGCTCGCTAAAATCACATTAATCGAGGCGTCTCCCCGTCTTTTGGCGACCTTCGATCCTACGTTAGGTGAATTCGCAAAGAAGAGACTCGAAAAAAGGGGAGTGGAAGTGTTCACTGGCACCAAGGTCTTGGACATAGACGAGAAGGGAGTGCATCTGGAGAATCGGGTCATTCCTACCTCGAATATCATTTGGGCTGCCGGAGTTCAGGCCAATCCGATCGGCCAGGCTTTGGGAGTTCCTACGGATAGAATGGGCCGAGTCATGGTCGACGAATATTGTAATATAGAAGGCCATCCGGAAGTATTCGTCATCGGAGACATCGCGAATTATTCCAAAGGATTGGAAAGACCGCTCCCGGGAGTTTCTCCCGTGGCGATGCAACAGGGAAGATACGTGGCTTCCTTGATTCGAGGAGATCTGAAATCCAAGAAGAGAAAAGTCTTCCGTTATGTGGACAAGGGCAGCATGGCGACTATCGGAAGGCAGGATGCCGTGGCCCAGGTCGGTTCCTGGAAAATGAAGGGACTATTCGGATGGTTGGCCTGGCTCTTCGTTCATATATTCTACCAAGTAGGATTTAAGAATAAGGTTTCCATCTTTATCACTTGGGTTTGGTCATATATAGCCTTCCGTGCGGAAGCGAGGTTGATACAGGACGAAGTGGAAGCTCACAAATCCGATCAATCCGTCGTTCATTAATCGGATAAAAAATCCTTGAATCTGTCGGGTACGGAAGAAGGATAAGCGGTAATGCGGATCGATGCCTGGAAAGGCAAAACCATCGTTCTCACAGGAGGCTCCTCAGGGATTGGAGAGGCCTTGCTTGAGATTTTATCCCGTATACCTTGCCGACTGATCAATCTTTCCCGGACCGAGCCGGAGCTGATCAAAAAAGTTTCCAAGGGCAAGGAAAGTCGTCCCGCGGAGCTATTTCATATCGGCGTGGATCTCTCCTCCGAAAAGGAGATCAATAAGGCGGTAAGCAAATTATCCAAGCTTACGGACGGTGTGGATGTTCTATTCAATAACGCCGGAGTTACCGCGCATTCCCGTTTCGACCAGACCCAGATGGAAGCCTTCCGAAAGGCCTTTGAAATCAATTTCTTCGGTCCAGTACTTCTCACTCATAGGCTTCTTCCTTATATCAAAAAAAGAAAAGGAGCGGTGATGGTGACTTCTACCGTTAGCGGTCTCTATGGGATCCCTGCAAGAAGCGCCTATTCTTCCTCCAAATCCGCTCTCCACGCGGTGATGGAATCGGCACGTATCGAACTGATGGAGGATGGATTACGTTTCATCAT from the Leptospira wolffii serovar Khorat str. Khorat-H2 genome contains:
- a CDS encoding SDR family oxidoreductase, whose translation is MRIDAWKGKTIVLTGGSSGIGEALLEILSRIPCRLINLSRTEPELIKKVSKGKESRPAELFHIGVDLSSEKEINKAVSKLSKLTDGVDVLFNNAGVTAHSRFDQTQMEAFRKAFEINFFGPVLLTHRLLPYIKKRKGAVMVTSTVSGLYGIPARSAYSSSKSALHAVMESARIELMEDGLRFIIFCPPYTKTNLRANGLDGDGNKLGESHYSGKSKSPKEVAEKMIEAVENPKSRLVVMDKSGLFLKWMRNISPSFLEKVLFKKLYKDFH
- a CDS encoding low molecular weight protein-tyrosine-phosphatase, which codes for MLESSSLTKVLFVCLGNICRSPAAEGAFTDLVTKKGLLGNFEIDSCGTSRYHLGELADPRTRQTARKKSIELVHKARQFRRSDFVDFDYILAMDRSNQKDLLALTSSEEERKKIHLFRKFQKGQNKESDVPDPYYGTLKDFEEVQQIVTEASEGFLEFVLSKNGVKHG
- a CDS encoding NAD(P)/FAD-dependent oxidoreductase, which translates into the protein MADKKEKKRVIVIGAGFGGLQAIKKLSDEENLEIIVIDKKNHHLFQPLLYQVATAVLSPADIAIPTRSIVGDRENVTVYLGEVDRIDIAGKMVYFQGHEEHYDYLILAAGARAGYFGNDHWQKYSIGLKTLKDALQIRTKILTSFEQAELAGDPETAKKLLNYVIIGGGPTGVELAGSIAELSHEIVRNEFHTMDPGLAKITLIEASPRLLATFDPTLGEFAKKRLEKRGVEVFTGTKVLDIDEKGVHLENRVIPTSNIIWAAGVQANPIGQALGVPTDRMGRVMVDEYCNIEGHPEVFVIGDIANYSKGLERPLPGVSPVAMQQGRYVASLIRGDLKSKKRKVFRYVDKGSMATIGRQDAVAQVGSWKMKGLFGWLAWLFVHIFYQVGFKNKVSIFITWVWSYIAFRAEARLIQDEVEAHKSDQSVVH
- a CDS encoding sensor domain-containing diguanylate cyclase; the encoded protein is MRNLEQELKSKEEEIQKLREIIGLYERVSKLGEEELLAAELTLNAQETTANLARSELIEMRDRFKGIGQVDTERKNAILEIVNDKQAPLPSLASKFEEMGKKDDYFYSDFFRIVANLDLPESEARSLWKEIYTHAEGLSKQLGRSMNFVVALLDFIYLKNRLIENPKIVDMYSFEEIILNAVIDEGTGIYNRRYFNLVLNKEITRSKRYKRSFCLFLFDLDNFKRINDTKGHEFGDDILKLVAGTLMYAFRTEDISCRVGGEEFAVILPETTKANAKIAIDRFRTYLRNSSKNDFGIEVTVSGGVSEYPSDSEDGSRLYSVSDSRLYEAKAAGKDRISY
- a CDS encoding SDR family NAD(P)-dependent oxidoreductase: MSISPNKKKVIITGASSGIGMELAKLYAKAGHDVALTSRRKKVLEDLAKEIRGYGAGGKVIVASLDVSNPEENFKILPKLAKDLGGLDLFIANAGISTSSSFGVKSFEADKKVIDTNLIGLMAGISSLQSLFRSQKKGQIVGISSVASFRGLPGSASYSTSKAAVSTYLEALRGELKSSGIKVTVIHPGFIDTPINQKLASRPFVVSVEKGAKKIYDRIESGTRSATVPWFPWALIGVLMRSIPEFLWERIGTK